Below is a window of Phocoena sinus isolate mPhoSin1 chromosome 2, mPhoSin1.pri, whole genome shotgun sequence DNA.
TAGATTTTCATGAACATGGGGGGATCTTTTGATTGCAAGCAACAGAAGAATCAATCCAACAAAGAGAGTTGCTTTTACCTGTTCCTTCTCAAAATCCCACTAAAATAACAGTAAAGGACTAAAGAAAGGCTTAAACCCACATCAAcaaagagacaggaagagaagATGAGAGTAACACAATTTAGAAGCCAGAAATCACCTGGACACGGGGTTCCACTTAGCAGTCCCAAGAAAGCTGAATCTTAAGGTgtcagtggggaaggggagaaagaggcaACTTTGCCCTTAGGACCACCAGAACCTTGGCCATTGGAGTGGCTACTGGAGGTTGGCATTAAGGTGGACTGGCAGCAAGAGGGCTGGCTGGATGTCTGTTTAGGAAGCAGGCAGACCCCCAGGCACCTGGAGGTTTACTTTTGGTGAGGTTGGGTCTCTGGGCCAGGAGGCACCAGGAGCCAGGAGCTGCACAGTAAGAACGACAGTCTCCGTACAAGCGCTGAGACCCTCAGTCTTCTTCACTGATAGGCACCAGGACGCTGCAGCCAGGTTATAACATCCAAAACAGAAGGAGGAAGATTCTTCTTGGGAATCTTACCAGCCCAAGAAAAGAAATGTTCGTAGTCTGATACCTGGGAAGGGGATGCCCGATGAAAGCTTCATCCAGACCACATACGGCCCCGAAGTTGACAAGAGCCACTCCTGCGGCAGAGCCTGTCATGGGACATCTGTGAAGACCTCAGACATAAATGGGAAGCAGACTAACGCCCCGCGTCTCTGGCCCTCTCCTGCCTTTCACCCTCGGCCCTGGGGCACTCACCCTCTGACAGAAGTGCAGCTTCACCACTGGCTTATCAACCCCCTGAAAGACTCGAGGGACCAAGGGGGCCGCATGGCTGGTCTGAGACTGTGGAAAACAGAGGTGGGGGGAGTGCAGCGGGCCCAGGAGGGATGCAGACCAAGGTGTCAGGACATCCATGGcacctgggctgggggagggaggaaagggcttCTGTTTCCTAGGAGCCCCACCGTCTGTCCTCCTGAGTCCCCACAGCAACTTCCGGGACACCTTTGGGGCACCCTAAATACCCACAGAGCAATTCTGAATGCCCTGGGACAGGAGGATCAaagtaaataacattaaaaatatatttactcttGTTAAGACACTCACCACATAAAATCCACACACTATTTCAAGAAAGGCAACACTGCTGCCCCTCTTTTCATAGACATTGTTGAAAGAACCTATAAGAGATGATCCAAAGTCCCTAACCCCTGCTGCTATTGAAGACGGGCGTCTTTCCATAACTCGCATTTACTTTGCGGGTTATTTCCAGGAGGTTTGGAGTCTTCACCTGGCTTGCTGCCCACCAGCTCTGTCCCAGCTGCCTTCTCAAGCAGTCGGCCTGTGTtcgggaagataaaataattttcataatgaaTCAATTTCAAATTGATgagatttggggtgggggatAGAGTAGTTCAACAATTACAACTCTTGTCCAGCCAGCCCTGGCCAGACTCTCCTGAATGTTGTTgcagcagaaatagaaaagaggcTTTTCTGACAAGGAAAATAAGTAAACAGTGAACAGGCTTGAGAAACAGCATAAACAGGCCTGAAAGGGTTAAGCAATCTTGGTTATTCTTTAGCTGTTACTACTAACACACACTTGTAAGCTACACGTGTCCTTCCTTCACAAAGCTGATTACTCTCTGACTCCATACGAATTACCCTTTGCACGTGGCATTTCTTCTCCCCCTACACTCCCTCAAAGCactcttcatttcagaaagaaggtcatggggcttccctggtggcgcagtggttaagaattcccctgccaatgcaggggacatgggttagagccctggtccgggaagatcccacatgctgcagagcaactaagcccgtgcaccacggctaccgagcctgtgcgctagagcccgtgagccacagctactgaagcccgcgtgcctagagcccgtgctctgcaacaagagaagccagagcaatgagaagccagcacaccgcaacaaagagtagcccgcgctcgccacaactaaagaaagcccacatgcagcaacaaagacccagcacagccaaaaataaataaataaatttatttaaagaaaaaagaaagaaagaaggtcgGGGCCGATAACTTCAGGGACACCAGACCCGGTTGCTGAGCTGACACCAGCTTTGGCCATGAatttgcagaagaaaaggaatgcaAGACCTTCATTACTTTGAGCCTTATCACCTACCCCAGACCACAAACCCTGGGCTATATAACCTTTCCCTATTCCCCAGGGAAcggggcacagttcttgaggtgcTAGCCTGTTATGTTACCCCCTTTGCCAGGCAACGATTAAAGCCATTTTCCTCATtcctccaaaactctgtctccgtaTTTCTTTTCAGCGTCCTGCACAGAGAGTCAATATTTTTTGGCATCAGTGTCTTTGGTAACAGGGATTTTCcagcagaaaaggaaactaagaagGAACATTTTTCAAACTGAAATTGTGCCGGGCTTTCCCTGACAAATTGCAGAGACTTAGGGATTGTCCACTGGTTTGAGTGATCTCCCTCAAGGCCCTTGGCTTGTGGCTTTGTGCAGGGTAGGCCAGCTGGGGACCAGCCCCAAAGCTGAGCTGTGTTCCCTGCTGGGATTCCAACAGATCTGGGCCCATCTGGGGTCCTGACCTGGTGGGTCACCATGAGACAGACTGTGGAGCCTCCTGTGTGTGCCTCGTCCTGATGGAAGGAGATGGGTGAAGCCTGAAAATAGGCGGGTTTCAGGTATAATCTGAGAGCGCTGTGGCTGTCTGGGGTCAGACCCCTGGGCTCCTGAGTGGGGCCTGAGCAGAAGGCAGGAAGCTGTCTTAGGCTGAGACCCCAAGACAAGGATGTGAGCGCAAGTAGTTAATTTGGGAGGTGACCCCAGAGAGCACCAACAGGGAAATGGGGGGTGACAGGGACAGACAGGCAGCTGAGAAATGGCCCATTAGTAAGTTTGcactgggggaaactgaggctgactCCTGCTGCAGACCTCTGGGGGGGGGTTTATCCCCCAACTAAAATCCATCACTGGCTGAGGGCTATTCTGGGGGGGACCAACACCTGACACCTCCAGCCAGCCTTGTAGGCCTCAGGGGTGGGGCCTGGCAGTGGGAACAGCAGGCAGACACTGGGAGACGACACATGGCCGGGGGACACGGGCTAGGCTCCGACAGTGTCTGTTGCCCAAGTTCAGTAGAGACAGAGGTGAACAGTATTTACGCCAGGACCTGCACATGGGAGGTCGATCTTATCAGGAGTTCATCTGGGTTTGGACATCGTTGTTGCTATGGCTGCTGTCTGTGATCCACCAGCTTCAAATTAGGGTCCCCTGGGCTTGCGGTGGAGGCTGATTTTTCTCAGTGTCTGCTCAACCCTTGGCTAAAGGCTTCCGTTTGGTCTGTGCATCTTGGAGAGGGTCTCTGCACGCCTGCTCCACCCACAGTGTAAACATCTGTTGCTTGTCACTAGCTAGCCTGGCGGCAAGGGCAAAAGGGTTCTCTGTGGTCCCACCCGGCCTCAGTCTGCGCAGGCGCTGTAGGCCTGGGCCTGGGGGCGGGATTTTCTCAGAAgtgttcccctccccctgcttccctAGTAGTGGACTGATCCTTACTGTGTGAGCCCCGGAAAATTTAACACCCCAAATTCAGAGGtagaggtttttttccctttttctttcccatcTACACTGATCTTCACGTGTGCTCTGCGGGCTGCAGCGTTTACTGCCCTTCCCCCAACAGCAGGAGGCTTCTGTTCCCTAGGGGGTGGGGCTGCAGCTCCCCTCCGCCAGTCTTGCCTCAGTGAGGGAAGTTTCTCCTGACTCCAGTCTTCCTCAGGAGCACCCAGAGGGTCCTTGGAGAAAAACCTTAAGGTTGGCTTGAAGCATCCATCCTTGTGACTGTAGCTCCCAGAGTTCCCTGCACTCATGGTAGCCCATCCTTGCCCTTGAGCGATCAGTTAAGGTTTTTAGCTGAACTTGCACTGCCTGCTCTGGCCGCACCTCCCTCCTGTGCTCTGCCCCAGGTGGCTCAGTGCTCTCCTTGGAGGCACCTGACTTCCCTGAGAATTCAGGCTATCTGGTGGCCCTGCCTCTTCAGTTCTCTTAGGGGTTCAAGGAAAGTTACGCTTTTGTAGGTTTTCCGGCTTTTTCTTATTGTCGGGTGGGAGTAATGCTCTCTCCAGCTTCCTGTATCCTAAGCAGCTCTTCCTTCTTGATAGGTCGGCAAGTGGCCCACAGAATGCCGCGCCTGCACGCCGGATGCCTCCTCAAGACTATCTCTTGGGGGTGTAAGCAGAAGTGTTAGAACTGATATCTCATCCTTTAGAAAGACTCCAGAAAATGAGGCCACTCTGGAAGGAAGTGAGACCTCACTCTGTAGGTGAATGGAGTCTTAGGGGACACCAGGAACGCCTGTCGGCCTCGAAGGCACTGGTGAATGCCAGTTGCCTTTCGATTTTCCAGACACAGCGTAGTGACCATTCCTGATTCCATCTCCTCCTCTCGAGGTGCCCAGAGCCCCACTGTAACACTGGCACACTGTCCTGTCCTTGCCCTGGTGGTCTGCAGGTCAGCCTCCCCACAGCACTTTGAATAGGGTCCTGCTCACCTCTGGATGTCTGGTGCCCATTAATGAGGAAGGGCAGAGGGCTCTGGGGTCAGTGGCTCGATATGCATCTTGGCTACCCCTCACCTCTGCCTCCCTAGGAAGCTTTGTCGACCCCATCATTGAGTGAGGGGTAAACTGAGACCCACCAATGGTGCACAAATGGCCCTGGGTTATACAGCCCATCCCCTGTAGGATGGGGACCAACCAGAGCCTCTTGCCAAGTGATTCTGTGTTTGATCAGCCTgccacctccctctgcccctctacCACAAGGCAGGTTGGGAGGATGGGGAGAACTGGAAACTTCCAATTCACAACTCACAACCCCCCAGGGCTGCAAGGAACAAAGACAGGAAGGTGCACCTGCAGATGATCTTTATTTCTCATGCTTCTCTGAACCGAGTGGGAGTTTTGGAGGTTCGACTTGGGGTACGTTTTCTCCTGGCTGGTCCCCTTCAGCTCTGGGTCCACCTGGAGGACAGGAAGAAGGTGCCTTTTTTGCACCTCCAAGCAAAGCCCCAAAAGCTGATCCAACGGAGCCCAGGAGGATGTTGGATGATGTGGAGAGTCCAGCTGCCCCTGCGGGAGACAGAGGGTGAGCACAGGAAGGGTGTAGTGGCCAGTGGCTGGGGCCCCTCAGGaggcctgaggcccagagatccCACCTGGATGCCTCCCCTGGGTCCTGAATCCCCCAGGGCTCTGCTttggacagagggagggggtgaATTCATGGGAagtgagagacagagggagagtcAACCACAGACCCCAAGAGCTACAGGTCccactgaggcctagagaggggaggggacctACTTAGGTCACCCAGGTGTCAGATTTGGGTAGGGCTAGACTCAGAGCCCAGCTATCACATATCCTgggctccttccctccttctcttttccaGAACACCCTCACCGCTCcgcttccctcctgcccccaaacCTCACCCAGGACTCAGGGAGGACAGTGCGGGAGAGTCAAAGGACCAGGGACATTGATGCCCACGAAGCTGGAGAGAGCAGACAGGCCCTCCCTCCGGCTTAGCCGCTGGGCTGAATCCCGTGCTGGTGCTGGTGTGTCACACCCTCCCCGCTTCCTCCCTCCCGGACACTTACCCACGGACTGGAGAGTGGCCACCAGGCTGCCGGCGGCAACTCCGCCCCCATTGGCCATGGCGGCCGCTGACATCATCTTGGCCGCTAAGGAGGAGGCTGCGATTCCTGCCCCGGTGAAGCCCACGGCGCCCAGCACCACGGGCACAGCCCCCACGGCCAGGGCTGTAtggggagaggagctgggtcGGGGCGTGGGCTCAGGGGAGGGGACTCCCTTAGGAATTCCTTGACAGTTTCTGGGGACTGTCTGCTCGGAGCAGACGGGAGGCAGCCGCTTGGAGAGGGGACCCAAGGTAAAGAAGATGGGGTTGTGGAGCCAGCTTGGGACAGTAGGTTAGAGTAGGCCCCTGGTTGGGTCTCTAACTTGCTGGGTGACTACGGGGAAGTCACTACCCCACCATGGGCTTCAGGTTTGTGTCTGTGTAAATGTAGAGGTGAAATAAACCAATAAACCACTGCTGTTTTTAGCAGCAAAACCC
It encodes the following:
- the LOC116749700 gene encoding LOW QUALITY PROTEIN: uncharacterized protein LOC116749700 (The sequence of the model RefSeq protein was modified relative to this genomic sequence to represent the inferred CDS: deleted 1 base in 1 codon), with translation MIKRVAAAAIGGALAVGAVPVVLGAVGFTGAGIAASSLAAKMMSAAAMANGGGVAAGSLVATLQSVGAAGLSTSSNILLGSVGSAFGALLGGAKKAPSSCLQVDPELKGTSQEKTYPKSNLQNSHSVQRSMRNKDHLQADCLRRQLGQSWWAASQVKTPNLLEITRKVNASYGKTPVFNSSRGAMDVLTPWSASLLGPLHSPHLCFPQSQTSHAAPLVPRVFQGVDKPVVKLHFCQRVSAPGPRVKGRRGPETRGVSLLPIYV